aaaaatattatgtgaaaatattttcactagGAATAAGACatggactatgaataccggtcttcaaatttaaagaatttactaATTGGAATATTACTTATCCTAAGGTTTTATCTTATGGAACGAATCTATTTGATTTCCTCAATGTTACTCATAAAGTTATAAGCACAAACCAAAtctgtttgattttttaaatcttaatttctttattcagataagtataattttagaatatttattttcttttataacattttgaatgtaatctttttttctgttttatatgtttagatagaaaacaaattaataaagaaataaagaaaaataagtgtAATGTTTacaaagtgtaaaatatatatataagaaaaataaagaacatcaattacataagaaatttcataaattatgcaatataaaatcattttctatCAGGCAAGTATTATATCTAAAACCTTGTATCTGCAATATTAGAAATCGCTCCAAGATTTTGAATGGAAAACAATTGTTCAATCACATTAGTCTGAATAGTTAAAATGCGATTTGTCAATTCTTTCCTTATCTGAACGATTAATAGCATTGTTTAGACACAAGACTTAAATAGACATAGAACATAACTGCTTATAATGTAGAATAACtgcttataatataaaagtaatacatAAACATCAAAGTTACAAAAGATTACATTCATAAGTTCAAAAGATTACATTCATACATAGATAGATACAATATCCTCGTATGCAAATAAATCTAATCACAAATTgaacttaaattattatattcctacatatgagtgaaaattattgtaatacatGAAATATCACATTCTatcagtataaatttatacttgaCATATTTTACTTAGTATATCACAAGAATAATGTACTATAGTTACcatgttttctttaaattaaagatataatctCTTAGatatttgtactttttatCAAATGCTAGTAAAGAAactttgcatttatttgttattctatagtaaatttgaataattctatagttttaaataataaactaaaatcaaaattaaacaacttttatgctttaaaatagctgattatataaagtataagacagtattgctttttatcactcttattttagtttttaaataaaggcACTTCTTTAAAGTAATGACttaaaaagtatgtaaaaatactataaaatgtttacacTCTCTAGCAATTATCATTTAAGTATCTTCATCCTTTTTAACGTATAGCAgcaatatatagatatacttATAGACAGacataaacttaaaattacataattataatcaaaattaaataacattacagATATTGCATTTGTCATTGCACATCCATATATATCTTAAAGTTTCTTTAGTTGAAAGATActtaatagaataaaacttaaaatatacgtatctttttaatatcgctagaaatattcatgaaatttCAAAACTCCAACTTGAAGtcaaataaacttattattgATAGGTATACTTTTGTTCACTGATGCAGTCTTAACTTAAGAAAAGCGAATAAGTATATGACAGACATCAAAAGCAAGAAGGTCTGTGACATCAGAAGAACATCAAAAGTTTGaggaagatattaaaattcctgaaacaaaaagatatattcataaaataatacttacaaTCAATTGAGtatgtttgtaaaatataccGATATACTTTTCCTTGCTCTAATAATTAGCAAATAACTatgaaaataacataatatataatttactaattgcataaattagttaattatatattagtaaaactgcatataatttactaattgcATTTTACTTTTGTCACATTAATagtgtaacaataattaattttctattttaaaaatgtttttaagtaTTAACATAATACATACTCACATTGTTTACGAAAagctttttgtttattatgtaTCCACGTTTTTATTTGTGGGGATGTACGTTGTGCAAGAGAAGTGTACTGTTTCTTTACTTCTTGTATTTCTCTCAAAGAGggtaatgttaaattttccatATGTTTAGCAAATGCATGAAGTGCTGTTTCTTGTTCTTTCTGAGACCAACGAATTCTTTTAGTTTTTCCATATGGCGATGCTAGTAAAAAAAACCAGTATTGTTAAAGTGATActtatatacgtataaataatatataataataatcatgatatataaatttgagaaaaaaatgaaatgttaaaagaaaaaattatactaaaaataaaataaaaagtatactgaaaattaaatttaaaaagaaatgttgtTAAACATTATACTAAAATAGGTACATGAGATTTACAAACACTTTTGTGccataatttcttataacttGTAACTCTTATAACtcataacttttatataatctctatgatatatatatatatatatatatatacagggtgattcaaaataacctgatgtccttgcaatgccatattcttaagcgaattctgagacgatttttccttttacaaaattttgtccgaagcttagttttcgagttataattgaaaatagatagcaacttacgagttcggtacaacaggcaggcagggacgcgcaacgtataatgagactgtcaagtgtttactatcgtctcatgacgcattaCACCGTCTCTGTCTGtccgttgtaccgaactcgtaagttgctatctattttcaattataactatcggactcgtaagtagcaaactattttcaattataactcgaaaactaagcttcggacaaaattttgtaaaaggaaaaattgtctcagaattcgctcaagaatatggcattgcaaggacatcaggttattttgaatcaccctgtatatataagaTACAAGACTctgcaaacatttttaaacaattcttagaaaaataaaacatacaacattaaaatttcacatatttaatgtaaaatactcACTTGaacgtttttgttttttttttccatcgctATTCCTTTGTtgattatgtattatatcatCAGGTAAgtcatataaatttgtgtctgaaataaatgtttgtgaatatttgaaaggaattatatatatatatgtatatatattgtatagaaatagaatattatgcataagaaatacaaatgtaaaatgttattacctgaatgtatattttctttatttgagcTATTAAAGTTGTTCTGTTTTGCTTCTTCATCACTTTCGGAACTGTTATTTGTTGAAGTTTCGtcatctgaaatatttttatttccttgaaCTGCTTCCAAATATTgtgaaacttttaatatatctctgCTTGCCAATGGTTGTCTATAATGATCCTTATGTATTTTCTCAGAATGACCCATAAATGTAGCAAGATCAGATACATCAATCTCATCAAGATTTAATTGAATACAGTATGTTGCCACATGCTTCCGCAATTCTGTAGCACGCAAAGTAGTAGACTGACTTGCATTACATTCTTCTGcaaattttcgtaataaaatgCAGGCTTTAAGATgtctaaatctttttttattatagccAGGTAATGCAAATACGTAAGGATTTGTTTTAGGTATTTCAGCTTCTTtgcgaaattttaaaattaaattaatactttcaaaTAACTGCTTTGTTAATAAAACGGGCACTCCACGGCCCAATTTGCCCCTAATACAGaatcgaatatatttttccgcaatttttttattttttttgataataatgtataaatgtcGGTATTTACGTTTTCATGTAGTTTTTCGTAACTTTGGAAATCTTCAATAAGAATTCGCTCCATTTCTCCCGACCGTCGTCTATTAAATACAAGTACAGATATTAGTGTAGCTTCTGCTAAAGAAAGCCAACTATGATAAGAAAAGGATTGTTGTAGTGTTGTAAAAGCTTCAATTcgctttttttccaaatatttatataatattttgatatcttCCAATGATGGtagaataacttttttacGTCTTTTCTGAGCTGATTGTGTTTCCATAACAGTCTTATTTACACTTGTCCCAATATCAACAACTAATAACTTTAAGAAGTCTTTaactagtttctttttttctgaatcTTCCCTCTTTATACATTCTGCGATAAGAAGATTTCCAATGTGTTTAATTAAAGTGGATAAGTTTGCCGCCACTGCAGGagcttcatatattttttcttcatcattATATCTTGCAACTATATTTATCGCATGGATACAGTCATCATATACTGCTGGACGATATAGCGattcaaagttttttatatttttatttatactttttaatgcCAAAAGGAAGCGGCCAAGAAGACGCAATCTTGCACGTATCATGTCATGATGATGTTGagatttgtatttaatgcagagtttatttccaaataaaatcaataattcatCATATCTTATAATGCGTGTAATCTCGTCTTCACGCATGACTGGAAATACCATTTTCTTCAAAGTTTCATTTGCCGAAGAATGTAACCTgcacataatttttctacCCATTatcataatacatttattcttCCGAAAATCTTTTCCAAAGCAGGTTCGAGAATGATGACGTATTGTACTTTTTGCAAAGAAACCTTTACATTTTGAGCAAGCAATAAAATCTCTGGCGagcttgttatatttttcattgggACGTCTAGATACTATAAGTTGTCCATTATTCAATGTcgaatttgtattaaatttaaaattgccattttttcgtaaaatttctataatttttttcctttctgtGTTATTTTTGGGTAAAGCCGTAAACCTTTTTACATCCAATTCATTACGATGTACTTTTTCTAGATGTCGTGCAAGTtgtgtttgcaattttgaacaaaatatacaatagttttttttaggAGATCTTGCATTAGAAGTCtctacatacatattttcatCGTTGCATCCATTACCATTAATTTGCGAGGCATCTAAACTTGACATTGAAGTTACAGTTGTGTTTAAGCTTGATTTGCGTTTTTGTGGCAGTTCattatccgataaatgttCATCTTCTGATGGTACATATTCTGATTCACTACTTTCTTTACCATTTTCAAcgtctgtaaaaaaaagatgtagaTTAGGTAAGTATTGGGTTTAATTCATTTCGTTCATTACCTTAGTTATCTCAACTCATGACATCAAAAGCGAAAAAATTCATGTTCaaaattcttgcaaaatatatcttgaaataaaaatatatatacaatgatatttgtaattaattaaataacttaataaagtatagaaaaaaaactttctttttgcTTTAGTAATCaataactgtaataataaatcgataataagctataaaattaaaaatcacattaaaaaatcacataattgaaaaataatttatatttccgaaaatttttcttttgcttaataacttttttgaaCTGTACTAAATATAACAAACAGATATAAAGTTGTGTGTTATTTggtttttaattagatatatcacattaattttattgatatttatcaaaacagaagaaaaaagttttctgagtattttataaagtctaaattaatcttatcttataaatatatctttttatttgaacTATCTTATAAGaattcttcataaaattttctctttttttatcataaagctaaaatctataataaaggACCAagaatcttaataaatttacaaaaataatcaaaaagagcttttacaatttacataccAAGTGTTGATGATATTTGGACATTTGCTTCATTTCCTATTTGACTCACATTTTGACATGTAATAGAATTACACGTATCatctacaaatataaatttttaaaaatatacgtataatttgttataaaattaaaatcaaaattaaatacttaaaattaaaaagttaattataaaatatgatatattttaataataaaaactgctTAGAAACTTGCAAACAATCTGTGATatctcatatataatattagcaatttaaagttaggaaaacattttattattatcgaaatatcatACTCAggtttttacttttcaatatagataataaagacaattgttataacataaattttcatatattattgcaaaaaatatatattgtttatgatgtccattgtaacaaatttaatacttcAAAAAGGATGTCAGGATCatttactatattttgtatctagctcctataataatattcatgtgTTTTTACATCTAAACATTCCTAATCTTagcaatcaaaattataactaCATGAAAATAGTGATTAATAACTAGGTGGTcacattgttaattttaattttacatttacaagaaaatacGCGAAAGATATATTGTAAGAGTAATGTAAAATCTCAATTTgaactatattaaaaaataacttccattctgttttattttgatattaatatagtttttgaaatatttagttttaaatcCTATAAATGACTGATTCTACTATTTTACAAATTcctcaaaaatattaaatataattaacttttacataCCAGtagtattaaaagatattcttcTAACACAATcatctaaaataaatgtagatgGAGATATGTTAAGTAAatctgtaaacaaaaaaatagaatgaaaacaaataagcttatttaataatgcataaCAGCAAGTGATAATGAATTCAGGTATTACTTACtgcataagaaatattaagcttcattaattttttttgtaatattcaacatattcaattataatacaatcaaAATTGGGAAAGttactttttaaaagttacttttaatttgtcatcgttattttttaaatgttaaaccaatatcaaatttaaaaatttattttttaaatgtttttgttcaaatattattaaaagcaatataatcttaatttcaaaataccacacaaatttaaagagaaatattttaaaatgcttaaaatgcaaataaaaattgttgattcattaaacttataaatatagcAAAATTTATACGTTTTTGCACTGTTGATCttatgttcaaaaattttaatgtgaatttttaatttaaagtaaagacagtttgtttttaaaatatgcagcTAATGTATCATAGAACTACACTAATATATGATTGATTTATGATTATCTTTATacttaagatattttaaatataaaaaataatatactaattaaagattaaatacataaacaatACATCAGAAATAGgttcaaaatgtaaaaagtaacaataaaagaaaatgttaaattcgttgttactaaaaaaaatataagtatgttACTGTTTCAGAAAGAATAAAGTAACAATAACACGTTACAATAACATGTTACTTCCCAAActagaaaataagaaacatacCTGTTAATGAGACGTCCATGTTAATATTGTCAATTTCCAGATTATTTTCAACTGCATTACATGTCTGTATACTTGCAGGTTCTGACAAAGGTTCtaacaaaaacaattataatgatGTAATCAGTAGTtatcatcaaaataattttcagaagTAACtagtattatgaaaaatatgaaaataaatttaccacaagataataaaatttcaacatcTTGCCAGACTTCATTGAATTTATCAGTTCTTTCATTGCTTATGTCTTTATCGATGCTTACTGATTTACTAATTGATTTACTAACcaaatctaatattaaaattgaaaaatatattatctttctttaaaacttataaaatagattatagataattcataatattaaaaatactaaccACAAGGTAAAAGCACATCTGAAATTCCattaatattacagtctatattttgtatttcactGTGACATACgttctcatttttattcaaaattgtattaatatctgatataagaaaaaagatatattagtACTTTGTTCATATAATCAAATAGTAATTGCAgatataatctataattagttaaatatacCAGATGTAGGAAGATCAAtggtttttttataagaacagtttttttctgtttctagTCTATCGTTACTCttattttcgttaattataCTAGAAGATGCTCGAAGATCAGTGCTCTCCTGATAATAGCAATCTTTCTTTTCTGTTGCCGCTCCGTCCTTACCCATATAGGATTTTGCAATCGGCCCAATACTGGACCAGTAATGATTGCCTGAATTGCAGTACTGGCAACACTACTGGCTCAGTTTTGGCGCAGCGTCGGATGATAAGTTTGTCCCAATACTGATAAACGATACTGGTTCAGTGTAGTTAGCCTGCACTGATCCAGTGTTGATCTTACGAACGGTCCAATACTGGTTGCCAGAGCTACCAGCACTGGCTCAGTGTTGTTTGAAagattagtattattataattttaataaaattataaaaattgtatatgattgatttatgttttaagattatacttaagaaaatcttatatataagaaCCGACTATATATATGACTACTGGTTTATGATTGccaagtttttaataattctaaatttagtAAATGTTAATGCAGCCtaatatatagaaaacatggaaatatatattttgaatactcACTGTTATGTATTGGAACATCAAACGTTTCTATATTACTATCTTTGCTTTGAATCTCAGTTGGACAACTATTTCCATTTTCGATGATTACTGCGTTGATATctgatgtagaaaaaaagtatattatgtatttcattcatatcatgaaatattgaataaaattgtaatggataaaatatattaattaatcgtacTAGAAGATGTTGGAACATTACTGGTGTCTAGATAATCACAATccttaatttctatttctgcTGTTTCTGGTCTGTCATACCTTCTACTTTCATCAGTGACTGTTATGGTTGGTTTATCTATATCTTAATGTaatagcaaaaaagaaaatgtgcaTTATATTCTAGCTTTCGTAATAGAAATGTACTTAGAGAGACtggcataaattttttaatacgctcttacaaaattatttatgattaagtTTCAGTTATATgcgttttgttttaatatgtattaattactgttatttattggagaaaacaataataacttaaatattatttaaaaaaaaattaaatttagtattAGTGAACATTCATGCgaaacacatatatatgtatattaaaaagaaaaaacttttacggaatattagtcttatttttacaaattataaataatgaaacatgtGAATATGTCTTTAGAAAGTGACTGTcgaaatttgttatattatattatctcgTATATGTCATGAAACAATGAATAAACTCTTTAACatgatattactttaaaaaataattttactttaaaatattactttattcaataattacaatattactttaaaaaataattttaaaatttagccTTGAAAAGTAACATTTATCATGAAAAACTAGTATAGAAACTAgtatgaaagaaattatattagaaaaaaagttttacaaaatatttacagaatattttacaaaacttttatagaatattatttttattcttacaaattattaagtcaaacatatatatgtgtaattaGGAAGTGGATTATTGCCAAAATTTCTAACTACTCTAAATTTGCTAAATGTGTTAATGCATTTATGCCAATCTTTAATACATGGaatagatgaaaatattttgaacactCACTGTTATGCATTGGAACATCAAACATTTCAATACCACTCTCCTTGCTTTCAGTTTCAGTTGAAcaattgtttctatttttttcaatgatcACTGGGATATCTGATGTTTCCAGTTCGTCGTTTCCTTTATTTTCGTCGatgattgatttattaattggaaaaaagaaaaatatacattctagCATTTATAGAAACATACTTAAAGAGATtgatataaactttttgataCACCTAcaaaatttgtgataaaaaaaactttcaatcATGCGTTTTATTTGGTTATGCATTCATAATGactgtatttgaaaaaaaagtatattatgatcggtattcatagtccgttcttattttaagatcgtcttaagtaaTGTTTTAAGACGCTAATAGGGCTCTGTCACATTTTAAGACTGTACTTAAAACGGTCTTAAATATTAGAAtcgactatgaataccggcctatatGCATCTCATCCATatcatgaaatattgaataaagttataatggataataatatattgataatatactgataatatagataataatattaattaatcgtacCAAAAGATATTAAGACATTAGTGTCTTTATAATTGTAGGTCTTAATTTCTGTTTCCGATTTGtcgttttctttatttgagaaaatgataataatttacagattattattaaaaaataatttgaaagttagcattattaagtaatctttataatacaaaacaaacatatatttaaaaaaagaacattgcGAAACATTATTCTCAGTTTTTTATGAATACTCAAACatgaatatattgttaaaaagtgtataattgctaaaatttctctgaatttagaaaatgttaatatctaatacaaaaataaaaaagaaatatgcatTACATTTTAGCATGTACAGTAGAAACGTTTTTGTATTCATTGTATTCATGTATTCATAAAAGTCGTTGTGTTAATATCtaacataagaaaaaaagtatattactattgacatattaaataattgatgatattaattaaatgtatcagaagtaatgatttttaaagtaaataaatattacattacattaatgcttatgaaaaaaagtcaaataattaatgcaataattaataatattgtacttACCTTTGAATACGCAGGTATTCGTAGTCCtttcataatcataatttttgtattttgtatttctctttctactttggaaataaatttttttacaaaacacacgtggtttatttgcaaatatattctgttttatttcGTGTAATATAGCTTTGTTATctgtaatgataaaaaagatattcaatagtaatctatttaataataataattcagttttttaattcaatatgtcatatttataaagttttttcttcaaactaaaataatattacatgtgacttttatattaaaacaaataaagctTTGATgaagctctctctctctactataagtaaaaatcttttaattaatcaattgcaattaattagtCATTCTTAAACCATCGTTAAAGAAttgaattgatatttatactttttggaatgaaaacaaatagaaaaataattagacattaaaattatgattattcgtacaataatgaaaaaatatgaatattggatttagagaaatttgctattatatacattgtaaaattctgtattttctttataaataatataattaccaAGTAACACAATGAGACTAATGcctttttatctaaaattgtaCGCACATATCAGAGCATACTCAGCTCTTGCTTTTTCGCTACATCATTTCTCTATATCATTTTCATGCATGtgctaatatattttgatatgcgTGCAATTTCAGTTTAGAAAACATTGATATCCACCGTATAATGGTGATTGATATtacttacatataataataacattgaaaacgtatataaaatatacattataaaatataaaaaaattccaacTTACCATTTTTCGCTATAATATTTGCTGGGTACTTACGTCTATCACTGTATGTAGCTTTTGTAACGCCTTTACAAGTAATAAGATTTGATTTGCACACGTGATAAATACCATCATGAAATTTTACTAAGGCGTACATAttagaatttctattttcaatacaaCTCTTtggataatatttatagcatGGTTGAATGTGGTTAAAGCGCGAACGTACACGTTTCTACATGTTTCATAGCcgattatacaaaaaataatcgttGCTAAGTTAGTTTGTTTATTGCTAGGTTACTGTTTAATACGAACGTTGCCTTTGTTTCTGCCTGATAATCTTGATGTCGAGAGAGATAGTATCTATAAGGTATCATCGTCTCTGTTTTTCACGTATAATGCCCGTCTATGATTCGCTGGGTCGTACAGTAGCTCTAACCTCTAACTTATCGACCTAATGGCGAATTCCTACTGACAAATATGTTCTGAGCGTATATGTCACGCGTCGCGTCATCCGTCAGCGTCACAAATTAACCAATTAAAGCATCTCATTTTATTGCATGGTAAtggaatggaataaaatagaacAAGATGCGTGACGCGCTCAGTGGGAATTCGCCATAGGCCTAAATTTACAATAGATGTAATAAGCTTTAAGGcgtaagaaattgaccaatcatagtcgattattcttttatgtttTGTGAGTGATCAATTTCTTACGGCTATACTTATTGTAGATCTAGGCTTAGACTAATAAGTTAGGGCTACTGCACTACCCAGCGAATCATTGACGGGCAGTGTACTATCTTAGCTAAAAACAAACATATCTTTATACATTATCACACAGTTTGATGACTAATTTATGCTTCGgtat
Above is a genomic segment from Linepithema humile isolate Giens D197 chromosome 6, Lhum_UNIL_v1.0, whole genome shotgun sequence containing:
- the LOC105679936 gene encoding uncharacterized protein, coding for MYALVKFHDGIYHVCKSNLITCKGVTKATYSDRRKYPANIIAKNDNKAILHEIKQNIFANKPRVFCKKIYFQSRKRNTKYKNYDYERTTNTCVFKGNDELETSDIPVIIEKNRNNCSTETESKESGIEMFDVPMHNNIDKPTITVTDESRRYDRPETAEIEIKDCDYLDTSNVPTSSNINAVIIENGNSCPTEIQSKDSNIETFDVPIHNNINTILNKNENVCHSEIQNIDCNINGISDVLLPCDLVSKSISKSVSIDKDISNERTDKFNEVWQDVEILLSCEPLSEPASIQTCNAVENNLEIDNINMDVSLTDLLNISPSTFILDDCVRRISFNTTDDTCNSITCQNVSQIGNEANVQISSTLGM